GGAAATAAGATAACAACAGAATTTGCAAATTCAAGTACCTATAAAATAGCTCGTTTTATAAAACAAAAATTCAAAGCCACAGTAATAAGCATACCTGTTCTAACACCTGTAAACAGGGATATTAAAACAGGCTTACCATATGCAGATGTTTCATTAAGACATCAGCTGTTGCTGCAGGATTAGGAAGCTTTGGCGGTCATAATCTGGTAATTCACCCCGTATTCGGAAGCAAAGTAATATTTACAGCAATTATCACAGATCTGGATATACAACCCGACACACCTGTTGAAGAGAATATATGTACAGACTGTGAAGTATGTGTAAATCAATGTCCAGTTAATGCACTGGCCAAAGAAGGAAAAACAGATGTTATGACATGTATGGTAAACAGTCAGCCCCATGGATTTGTTGGAAATTTAGTTTTCTGGACAAAATTTGCTGAAAGAACACCCGATGAACAAAAAAATATGCTTAAAGATAAGAAATTCAAGAAAATATACGATGCAATGACATTAAGCACGCAATATGTATGTTTCAACTGCATTAAAAAATGTCCTGCAGGTGATTATTAAATATTACTTAGAAATAAAAGGTTTTTAATTTAAAAGGAATAATATTAAATTGGTTTTTTGATTCATTCCTTTGGACCTATATCCTTAAATTTTATTGAACATGATTCTCCACCAACACCCCAGTGAGATTTTGGTACTTCATATATTAGGATTTCAACAGCTTCTGCAGGAACATCAACCTCAGTAAACACTTTAGTTATATTTTTAATTAGATAGTCTACCTTATCTTGTTCAAAACCTTTCCACACATTTATTTGTACCATAGGCATTTTACCACATCCTAAGTTTTATTAAATAAACAATATTACTATGTTTAAATGGAAATAAATAATTTCCTTATGAATGAATTATAATCAACACTATAATTTCTGAAGTAATATACTAAGATAAAGTTAATTTTTATGGTTTTATAAAAAAAAATAAGTAAAAAATAGGTACATCTATAATTAAAGATGGGGGAACGTGAAAATTTGGATAAGGAATTTCAAAATAAATCTCTCATAGCGCCATGTGGAATAAATTGTGCTGTTTGTATGCGTTATTTAAGAGAGAAGAATAAATGTCCGGGTTGCAGGGCTGATGATACAAATAAATTAATTACTTGTATAAGATGTATAATTAAAAATTGTGAATTTTTTAAAGATGAAAATGCAGATTTCTGTTTTGAATGTAATGATTTTCCATGCGATAAAATGGAACATATTGACAAGAGATACAGAAACAGGTACAACACGAGCTTGATAGAAAATCTTGAAGATATTAAGAATTTCGGAATAAAAAAATTTTTAAAAAATGAAAATGCAAAGTGGACTTGTTTGGGGTGTGGTGGCACAATTTCTGTTCATAAAGGATATTGTAGTAATTGTGGGCTTTGATCAGATAATTAAGTAGAAGAGAATATATCACATAGAATTAGCTTAAAAATTAAATGAATACAAGTTAAATTTACCCAAAATATATTCTTTTTTTAATATTGGAATTAATAAATAAATCTTTTTTTGACTTATTTTTACCAATCCCTTAAATGTTCCATCAGTTCTTTGGGAAACCTGTCTATTATTAGATTAAATTTTTGCCATGTCTAAAATAGTCTCAAAAACAGATATGAAAGGGCATCAAATTCAACCCAAATTTTGAATTTAATGGGCATATCTAACTCAAATTTTTCAGATGCCTTTATTACATTTAATTTAAAAAAATATATAAATAAATTATAATGGCTTTTTACATTAAAAAACGGACAATTTAACCTTCTTTTATCAGACTTTTTATCAATAAATTTATATGTTCTAAACAACAATTTAATTAATTGTCAGAACCTAACGGTGTTCATCTGACATTGCTGAAAACATAGGGAGGCAGTATAATGAAGCGACATTTGTTGCTTGCAATGTTACTGTTATTTAGCATAACATTGCTGAGTACGGATTATATATATGCCACCACACCAAACCAGCAAAACTCAGATATAATCGCGAATACCAATATTGTCGGTGAAATTACAGCGGACGTCCAGCAAGACGTCAAAAGTACAGCGAATATTCAACAAACAACTGTTGGAACTCTTAATGATGTTCAAGCAGTTAGTAATACGGTAACAAGCCAAAAAGCGACCAAAAATGCAGTAAAAACAGTCAGTAGCAGTGTAACTTCTTATAAAAGCAGTAAAAATTCAGTTAAAATTCAGAGCGCATCAGAGGCAGCAGGAGATGTAAATAATAATAAAGCTGCGGGGACTCAAACTACTGTCAAAAGTACGACAGTAACGTATACTTTGAGTAATATTAAAGATGCAGCTTCAAGGGTAAAAATCTTTGTTGAATCTAAAAAGAAATTACCAAAATATGTGCAGATGGGTACAAGACAGATAACAATGCCACAGTTCTTGCAGTTGTTAACAGCAGGATTAACCCAGGTAAATAGGGGATCAACAGGATCAATAACGCTGAAAAGTGTAGAAACCTCGTTGAAACCAACACAAAACCTGAAAAGTGGAACCATTAAAAAATCAGAGTATCTTGTAATAGCAGGGAGGATAAATTCATTCATTAATTCGAATGGAAGGATTCCGAACTTTGCATCAAGTTCTCTAGGGAAAATTCAGTACGAATCGCTTGTGTACATGTATTCAAGAATAATGAATTACCAAAGCGTTAATAAAGACCTGCCAAATTATGCAACCATGCAACCATGGCAAAAATCTGCAGATACACCGGATACACCAGTCACACCAATACCAGCAGAACTACAAAAATATCTGCTACCAACTAACAATTGCCAGTCAACAGATTCAAGTATAATAGCACTTGCATCGTCAATTACACAGGGATCAAGTTCGGCAAAGGACCGAGCAACCAAACTGTTCAATTGGGTAAGGGATAATATTGGTTATACCTTTTACTACGACACCAACTATGGTGCAGTGGGAACCCTAAATTCAAGAACAGCTAACTGTGTTGACACATCACACCTACTTGTGGCACTTTCAAGGGCCTCAGGAATACCAGCAAGATATGTGCATGGGGTGTGCAAGTTCAGTAGTGGAACATGGTACGGACATGTATGGGCTCAGCTCTACGTGGATGGAACATGGTACAATGCAGATGCAATAAGCTACAGAAACTCTCTTGGAGTTATAAATAATTGGAATACAGCCTCGTATACTTTAAAGGGCATCTATGCAGCATTGCCTTTTTAAATTATTTTTTTTCTTTTTTTTAAGGAATTATCAACATATATGAAAAATTGCCCTGAAAGTCTCTTAAAATAGAGAATGGAATAGCATCTAAAAACAGATCTATGCAATTGTATAGCATGCCTGAAATGTGAACTGTCATGTCCATAAAGGATGTTTAAATTTGATAAGTTCTTGGATTAAAACAATAGAATATTAAAATGATACAAGTATTCTTTTTTTTCATAAAAGTATATAGTTGCATCCACATATCCAATTAAATTGTACAGCTATTCTTTGAAAAACTAGGAAAAAAGAGGAATAAAGAATAAAAAAAAATATTTTTAAGTTTTATTTAACCAGATCTTTACCTATTTCTCTGGCTTTTTTGAGAATATCATCCTTATTTTTAACATCTCCAGGGCTTTGATCTCCTGCTGAGATAAGTACACCCTTAACAGTGTAACCTAAAAGGTCGAACACTTGTTTTGTGGAATTTATATATGCCTCAAAACTATCTATATCAGGGTTACCCTGTGAAAAAACCAGTGCAGATGATGTTTTACAGAATTTTTCCTCAAAACCCATTGGTGCATATAATCTGTCTGTGAATAGTTTTGCCTGAGCTGACATCTGCCACATATAAATTGGTGATCCAAGTACAAATGCATCGCTTTCCATTATTTCTTTATAAATTGACTGCATATCATCATCGGTTGCACATTCACCTTCGTTACTTTTACAGTGCATACATGCCTGACATGGTTTGATATTGAGTTTATTCAGATTGAAAATTTCTGTTTCAGCTCCACTTTCCGAAGCTCCTTTTAATATTTCTTTAACCATAATTTCGGTGTTTCCACCCTCTCTTGGGCTACCTACAAATCCTACTACTTTCATGTTATACCTCCAAAAATATTATCCACAACATAGTTGTATGTACAAACATATATAATATTTTTTTCATAATAGTATCTAGAAATATAAAAATGTTGGTATATACTTCAATAGATGTTACAACTGTTCAATAAAATTTTTAAAAATTTTAATATCAATAACAAACATAAACACTTTAAACCTAAAAGAATATTTTTAGGATATTTACAACCTTTAAAATTAGGAAGAAAAACATGAGCAAAGGATCTTTATGTGATTGTCTATATTTAACAAGCAACAGATTATCGAGAGTATTAACCAAAATGGCCGAAGAGGAGTTCAAATCAACAGGACTTTTCCCATCACAAGCCCTGGCATTAATGATTATCAATAAAAAACCGGGAATATCCCAAAATGATCTAAGTAAGGAACTGGATATAAAACCATCAACAACATCACGTTTTATAGACAAACTAGAACATAAAAACCTTGTTAAAAGGAAAATCGTGGGAAAATCATCCTTCCTTTATCCAACTGACAATGGAATAGCACTAATGGAAAAAATAGATGCCTCATGGCAAAATCTATTTAAACGGTATTCGGAAGTTTTAGGATTAGAAGAAGCAATAAAATTGACAAACTCTGTTCACAATGCAGTAAACAAACTTGAAAAAGAGTTATAAATATTATGGGGCAATTACAGGATGCGGAATATAGCAAAAGAAGTACATAGAAGTGATTTTCGTGAGAACCAGATACATTTCTTTGACTATTTCATTGAACACAAAAATCAAAATATTATTGCAGATGCACCCACAGGTATTGGTAAAAGTTTAATTGCAATGCAAATTGCAATCAATCTAGAATTACCTGGAACAGTATTCATTGTTACACCTACAAAAGATCTGATGAAACAATATGAAAGAGATTTTGGAAAGTTAGAAGATGTAATGTTACTTGCAGGTAAAAGTGAGTATAAATGTCTGGCCAATACAGATCATACAGCAGAATTATGTACACACAGTCTAAAATCACCATGTAAACATCATTACAGTTTAACCAACGATCCTTGCGAATACAGTAAAAAAATCAGCACATTTATGGATTATAAAGTAGTTGTAACCAACTACCATATGATGCTTGCATTAATTAACATACGTCCTGCATTACCATGGGGTTGTCCACTAATAATCTGGGATGAATCACATAAATTCCAGGATATAATCAGAGAAATGACCGGTATTGAATATAACCATACACGTGCATGTAGAATAATCGATGAAAAGTTGTCAAAAACAATATTTAATTATTTTAAGGATGTTCAAACACCTATAGAGGAAATAAAAACAGAATTAGAATCATATAAAGATAAATACAACACCAAAGATGATATAAATAAAAGAAGATGGATCGAACGACTTGAAACACAGATTCATTACCGTATCCAGTATGAATATCTGCCTGCTGAAGAATATGATAAATTTATCTCCAAAGATGAATTAGAAAGATGTGTAAGGGTAATTCCAGTTGACTACACTAGTCTTAGCAGATCAACATTCATGGAAGCAGCACCACAACATCTGATGATGAGTGGAACAATTCATTACCCTCACCACAGTGAAAGCAGGAGATTAGAATTAATTGGAAAAATTACTGGAATGAAAATGGATTATATATATGAAACACCCAAAAAATATCGTTTTGATGACAGTAAAATAGTTAAAAAAGCCCCAATAAAACTTAGCAGAATTAATTATACTAACAGTCGCAATTACAA
This sequence is a window from Methanobacterium sp. SMA-27. Protein-coding genes within it:
- a CDS encoding tautomerase family protein, coding for MPMVQINVWKGFEQDKVDYLIKNITKVFTEVDVPAEAVEILIYEVPKSHWGVGGESCSIKFKDIGPKE
- a CDS encoding DUF3795 domain-containing protein, with amino-acid sequence MDKEFQNKSLIAPCGINCAVCMRYLREKNKCPGCRADDTNKLITCIRCIIKNCEFFKDENADFCFECNDFPCDKMEHIDKRYRNRYNTSLIENLEDIKNFGIKKFLKNENAKWTCLGCGGTISVHKGYCSNCGL
- a CDS encoding transglutaminase domain-containing protein, producing the protein MKRHLLLAMLLLFSITLLSTDYIYATTPNQQNSDIIANTNIVGEITADVQQDVKSTANIQQTTVGTLNDVQAVSNTVTSQKATKNAVKTVSSSVTSYKSSKNSVKIQSASEAAGDVNNNKAAGTQTTVKSTTVTYTLSNIKDAASRVKIFVESKKKLPKYVQMGTRQITMPQFLQLLTAGLTQVNRGSTGSITLKSVETSLKPTQNLKSGTIKKSEYLVIAGRINSFINSNGRIPNFASSSLGKIQYESLVYMYSRIMNYQSVNKDLPNYATMQPWQKSADTPDTPVTPIPAELQKYLLPTNNCQSTDSSIIALASSITQGSSSAKDRATKLFNWVRDNIGYTFYYDTNYGAVGTLNSRTANCVDTSHLLVALSRASGIPARYVHGVCKFSSGTWYGHVWAQLYVDGTWYNADAISYRNSLGVINNWNTASYTLKGIYAALPF
- a CDS encoding flavodoxin family protein: MKVVGFVGSPREGGNTEIMVKEILKGASESGAETEIFNLNKLNIKPCQACMHCKSNEGECATDDDMQSIYKEIMESDAFVLGSPIYMWQMSAQAKLFTDRLYAPMGFEEKFCKTSSALVFSQGNPDIDSFEAYINSTKQVFDLLGYTVKGVLISAGDQSPGDVKNKDDILKKAREIGKDLVK
- a CDS encoding MarR family winged helix-turn-helix transcriptional regulator, which translates into the protein MSKGSLCDCLYLTSNRLSRVLTKMAEEEFKSTGLFPSQALALMIINKKPGISQNDLSKELDIKPSTTSRFIDKLEHKNLVKRKIVGKSSFLYPTDNGIALMEKIDASWQNLFKRYSEVLGLEEAIKLTNSVHNAVNKLEKEL
- a CDS encoding helicase C-terminal domain-containing protein, which produces MRNIAKEVHRSDFRENQIHFFDYFIEHKNQNIIADAPTGIGKSLIAMQIAINLELPGTVFIVTPTKDLMKQYERDFGKLEDVMLLAGKSEYKCLANTDHTAELCTHSLKSPCKHHYSLTNDPCEYSKKISTFMDYKVVVTNYHMMLALINIRPALPWGCPLIIWDESHKFQDIIREMTGIEYNHTRACRIIDEKLSKTIFNYFKDVQTPIEEIKTELESYKDKYNTKDDINKRRWIERLETQIHYRIQYEYLPAEEYDKFISKDELERCVRVIPVDYTSLSRSTFMEAAPQHLMMSGTIHYPHHSESRRLELIGKITGMKMDYIYETPKKYRFDDSKIVKKAPIKLSRINYTNSRNYNDFKRIYKPLLNFLVKEDRNIMIHFNAKWQCDNMVRALKDSGYENHIYNFHEGKNNTETKQHIKKRFVSTGGCIIGSSLHEGIDFPGKELEVVVIGRSPYVPKSEEDKYYPGTKSRIPNKIRKTWNGLEQRGVHGIEQEEYRLKTLQQIGRLQRTSHDTGTVILCNQWTIHKDILNGFEACSNI